The Clarias gariepinus isolate MV-2021 ecotype Netherlands chromosome 3, CGAR_prim_01v2, whole genome shotgun sequence DNA window AGTTACTATAAATCCAACCTAGCCAGAACCAATAACAACTTGCCAACAATGGGAACAAACCAGCAAAACCCAGTAAGAACTAGTTCAAACCAGCTGAAGCCTCTCAGTCCAGCCCAGTTTCATTGAAGGAATTCAGCAAATCAACATAACCAAGtcaaaaaacacagaaacaacaacagcaataataataataataatgttatgagTTGTGATTCTATGATGTTACactattactactaataaaCTCCAGTTAAATTTCCAGCttgctcctcttcctcttcctcttcatcTCATTCGTCCTCGTGAAAGAACACGTGGCAGCAGATGGTCACCATAGTGACAAAGGTCATGAACTCCTGGAAGTCGCACTCGGCGTCTCCATCGGTGTCGAGACCCTCCATCAGGGAATCAAATGAAGACTGGTCCTTAATGTgctgcagagagacagacagacagagagacagacggagagacacagagagagacacagagagagacacagacaggtgACAGGTGTTCCTGATGTACAGCTTATCTCAGGTGTGTTTCTGGACACTCTGTGGAGAAGATGAAGATTAAGGGATCACTAAGGAAGCTCCTCCAGACCACGCCCTGTGGCTGGGAGGCGGGGCTAAGCTGTTCTGATACAAATACTCATCATTCCAACAAACTAAAAAACCTTAAATGATGATCCCAACTAGTTACTTTTACAACTACAttcttttaaattcaaatttacaaaacaaaacaaaaaccttaTGTAAATGagtataaaataatttctcactagaggtgtgtgtgtgtgtgtgtgtgtgtgtgtgtgtgtgtgtgtgtgcacctctGTGAACGAGGGCAGTTCGTGTGTGAGTAGTTCCTTCAGCTCGCTCTTCTTCAGCGTGTTCTTGTCTCCCTCTCGGTCCGAGTATTTGTGGAAGATGTGAATGATGGTGTTCATGCAGTTCTCTAAATCCGACATGGTTACACACTCcagcgcagagagagagagagagagagagagtttcattaataacagaaatataataaataaaaacaatgtgtttatCAACAGATGATATAAAATTGAATTCaaaataaaaccacacacacacacacacacacacacacacacttcaaagcTTTAACACCTTAATCCAGGCTTAATGTAACTTCTTAtgtgtagttttaaaaatttctttatatcggaaaatgtataaaatgattCCCAACTGGGTCACGTCATCGTGTTTTTGTTGCACGTTAAGTTAAATCAtcttttaataacttttttaattaattagctgtatttatgttattttactgattgtgttgctgtgtgtgtgtgtgtgtgtgtgtgtgtgtgtgtgtgttgtgcagtgTGAAGGTTTTATAAGGTCACACTACTGATAGTTCTGTAATCACTAATACACGTCTTTATTAGAGAAACTTTACATTATAAAACCTCAGagaggaaaaataaagaactCACCAGAGAGCAGAGCGGAGAGCAGGACAAcagggtggtgtgtgtgtgtgtgtgtgtgtgtgtgtgtggaaattgtAAATGAGAGCAATAGTTACCAAAGAaccaaagagagaaagagtttatAAGATTAGCCTGTGTGTCCCCGCCCACTTGCACTGCCAATCAAATGAATGGACCAATCAGAGGCATGCTCACCAGAGGTGTGTGTTCAGGGTGTGACTGCGCATGTGCATGGTGTGGGACGTGTGTATCAAGTGTTTATAAACCATGTCAGTTCTTATAAAATGTCTATAAAGTGTAGAGATGTGTGTCAtgtataacgtgtgtgtgtgtgtgtgtgtgtgtgtgtgtgttatgtaaagtgtgtatgtatataaagcctatgagtgtgtttgtaaaatttCTATAAAGTGTGTAAATCCTATAAAGTTTAgcatataatgtgtgtgtgtgtgtgtgtgtgtgtgtgtgtgtgtgtctgtgtgtgagtgtgtgtgtgtactttcagAATGCTAAttagtgtgttttgttttagcgGGAATGTTGTTAAAGCTGAAGGAATACTAATtgcactgtctgtgtgtgtgtgtgtgtgtgtgtgtgtgtgtgagagagagagagtgagaggtaATCTGTGACATGGTGaggtttcatttcatttcaagtatttcttttctttcttttattgatcattattattattattattattattattattattattttaatcattattaagaaaaaaacaacaataaaaataaaagtaattaaaaattttcagtaaaataaacaaatttgattctattataaataattttctttcttttgtggaattgtttttcatttatttctattttattttaaatccctCTATTCCTTCTTCTTCTCACCCCCTTATCACTTTTTCCTGCTATTCGTTTTTtactctttcttttatttttttccctcatcattcttatttttctctctctttgtaccTTTTCTTCTTACtctagtttttctttctttcctctcaGATTCCCTCTGGTTAAAGTCTGATGAAACAAACATTTGTCCTCATTTgacccgagtgtgtgtgtgtgtgtgtgtgtgtgtgtggtctgagAGAAGAACTGCTCTATTGTTTTTGCCCTGCTGTCCATATGATGGAGGGCCCAGTGCATGCTGGGATAGCGGCGGCAGTGCAGGAACAGAAGAAGCTTTTTTCACAGTCACATGCTTTCATTGACTCCTACAGTACTActacacgcgcgcgcgcgcacacacacacacacacacacacacacagtgtgacatCAATGGTGGAAAGTAACaagctaaaaatatatattcttcataattttttttctttaataaattattttttatcataattatttattattattattattattattgttattattattattgttatttattattattattgttatttattattgttattattattgttgttgttatttattattaataattattattattacagtttttggccgttgcttgaacacattttgcaaaacttCGCTCATTGTGCCAAAACTCTAAACACAAGTAAACATGACACAACACTGGGAAATATACCATTCACATCTGTGCCAAGTTGAAACTCTGCTATCAAAACCTAACATTCCTTTGTCAAAGATTCTCTGTAGAAAGAGAAGAGAACATATTACTGTACTACAGTGCTACACATACAGAACCCTCACTCCATCACACAGGTACCTGTGTAGCTCTCAGAATGGATCCATGTGGTAGTGATATGGTACATATTCAGCTGCTACTGGATTTCACCAatactgtattgtaaatgtaaaggacAGTTACACTTACCCGTCAGCTGCTTCATGGTGATGCTGTGTTTTCCCAAGATGCGTCTGATGGTGGTGATGTTCACATGGTTTATGTTGTTGAACACTTGCCTGTCTGCAAGTATTTTCTTTCATAGCTGGTGGAGACGGATGGCATTGTCTGCCCTCACTAGGTCCACAATGGCGTTGGCGTCTTTTGTagttggctaattggtgttcagtTTTGCAAGTAAGTGCCTTTAGATGTGTATTTGAGTGGTTGCAATTACGcgatgtgttttgttttttggatacatGTGTTTTCCAAATGGCACCCtgagatttcatttttaaacgAAGTGTCTTATGTATGAAATAGAGTGTAGTATGCAGGACCATGTGTGTTGCATAAAGGAGTAAGTGTGTTGCATAATTGCAACTAGAGTGCAAAGCAGCGCTTTTGTTTaaggtatgggtacatgtgtttgaGGTATGGGTATATGTGTTTGaggtatgggtacatgtgtttgaggtatgggtacatgtgtttgaGGTATGGTAACAAAAACTTCAAGTTGTGTTACTTTAGTCTAAACATGGGTTTATAGTGTTCAAGCAACTGGCAaaaactgtattatttatttatttattcattgaaGGAGGATTACATTCAGGAAACATCTAATTGGTTTTATGAAAAAtcacaaacttttaaaaatatatttttaaataataaaaccacaACACTGCTACCTTATGAGTTTATATTTACACTACATGTTGCATCAAAAGATTTTTATCATAAAAAGTTGTTGAGAATTAAATTTAAAGAGTGAAACCGTCACATGTTGTAGATTTATCGCGCGAATAGTAAAATTTTTCAGCCTTTTTAggtttaatttactgtaaatgattaCAGCTCGTGAATGTCTCTAAATCTGAGACTCCTGGACcgtgatttccaaatgaaatgcaaacatTACTTTCATCTAAATAAGAGAACTTTGGACCAACTGAAcaaactaaactaaaacaaaaaacagcttaaaatatttcactaaaTGTGTAACAAATCTAGAATATATGAGGTACTGAGCACAGGTACGGCTTCAGGGTCAGGTGTACCAGGGGTCAGTGCAGTGTGAGAgagaacaccacacacacacacacacacacacacacacacacacacacacacaagcagctgTCTGATTTAGCACAGTGTTGAGATCTTTTCACGTGTCTGCGGGCTGCACGTTTGTCTCGTGTCCGTTGTGTTTTCATGTTCACACTCAGGTCAGGTTCCAGTTGGGTTCCTCgtttctgttgttgtttgttttatttattcagcaaAGAACTGAATGAAGGAGATCCACATTTCATCCTCCTGCACCTCGAATTCTCTCCACTAGAGACTGATTcatgtttaataaagaaaaatgtctgtgtgtgtgtgtgtgtgtgtgtgtgtgtgtctgtctgtgtgtgtgtatgtgtgcacgttagtgtgtgtgtgtctgcgtgtgtgtgtatgtgtgcacgttagtgtgtgtgtctgtgtgtgtgtgtatgtgtgcacgttagtgtgtgtgtgtgtgtgtgtctgtgtgtgtgtg harbors:
- the s100b gene encoding protein S100-B, with protein sequence MSDLENCMNTIIHIFHKYSDREGDKNTLKKSELKELLTHELPSFTEHIKDQSSFDSLMEGLDTDGDAECDFQEFMTFVTMVTICCHVFFHEDE